One segment of Mesoplodon densirostris isolate mMesDen1 chromosome 6, mMesDen1 primary haplotype, whole genome shotgun sequence DNA contains the following:
- the PRDM12 gene encoding PR domain zinc finger protein 12 produces MMGSVLPAEALVLKTGLKAPGLALAEVITSDILHSFLYGRWRNVLGEQLFEDKSHHASPKTAFTAEVLAQSFSGEVQKLSSLVLPAEVIIAQSSIPGEGLGIFSKTWIKAGTEMGPFTGRVIAPEHVDICKNNNLMWEVFNEDGTVRYFIDASQEDHRSWMTYIKCARNEQEQNLEVVQIGTSIFYKAVEMIPPDQELLVWYGNSHNTFLGIPGVPGLGEEQKKNKHEDFHPADPAAGTSGRMRCVICHRGFNSRSNLRSHMRIHTLDKPFVCRFCNRRFSQSSTLRNHVRLHTGERPYKCQVCQSAYSQLAGLRAHQKSARHRPPSAALQAHSPALPAPHAHAPALAAAAAAHHLPAMVL; encoded by the exons ATGATGGGCTCCGTGCTCCCGGCTGAGGCCCTGGTGCTCAAGACAGGGCTGAAGGCGCCGGGTCTGGCGCTGGCAGAGGTCATCACCTCCGACATCCTGCACAGCTTCCTGTACGGCCGCTGGCGCAACGTGCTGGGCGAGCAGCTCTTCGAAGACAAGAGCCACCACGCCAGCCCCAAGACAGCCTTCACCGCCGAGGTCCTGGCGCAGTCCTTCTCGGGCG AGGTTCAGAAGCTGTCCAGTCTGGTGCTGCCGGCCGAGGTGATCATCGCGCAGAGCTCCATCCCCGGCGAGGGCCTCGGCATCTTCTCCAAGACGTGGATCAAGGCGGGCACCGAGATGGGCCCCTTCACTGGCCGCGTCATCGCCCCGGAGCACGTGGACATCTGCAAGAACAACAACCTCATGTGGGAG GTTTTCAACGAGGATGGCACGGTGCGCTACTTCATCGATGCCAGCCAGGAGGACCACCGAAGCTGGATGACCTACATCAAGTGCGCACGTAATGAGCAAGAGCAGAACCTCGAGGTGGTCCAGATCGGCACCAGCATCTTCTACAAAGCCGTCGAG ATGATCCCTCCAGACCAGGAGCTGCTGGTGTGGTATGGAAACTCACACAACACCTTCCTGGGGATCCCTGGTGTGCCCGGGCTGGGGGAGGAGCAGAAAAAGAACAAGCATG AGGACTTCCACCCGGCGGACCCGGCGGCTGGCACCTCGGGCCGCATGCGCTGCGTCATCTGCCACCGCGGCTTCAACTCGCGCAGCAACCTGCGCTCGCACATGCGCATCCACACGCTGGACAAGCCCTTCGTGTGCCGCTTCTGCAACCGCCGCTTCAGCCAGTCGTCCACGTTGCGTAACCACGTGCGCCTGCACACGGGCGAGCGCCCCTACAAGTGCCAGGTGTGCCAGAGCGCCTACTCGCAGCTGGCCGGCCTGCGCGCCCACCAGAAGAGCGCGCGCCACCGGCCACCCAGCGCCGCGCTGCAGGCCCACTCGCCCGCGCTGCCCGCGCCGCACGCGCACGCGCCCGcgctcgccgccgccgccgccgcgcaccATCTGCCGGCCATGGTGCTGTGA